In the genome of Desulfovibrio sp. JC010, one region contains:
- a CDS encoding ATP-binding protein translates to MIKKLSVVLILFGAFVGTATYLTEQYMDSSSFASYHHYIHIFAGCLISAVACLCYYLLDRNSKIYSDFEFNSILLNSISEISPIGFGVGEGGRCRYANEILCCMTGYEQDELLGIEVGRLCPDEDVLKEVGEFRDNSKPGDVRSLETRLLCKDGSVKYILFKLIFPESRKWRGKSVFAVMDITERKRMEDELVRSLQELERRKDAYKEAHRLEQQVILEKNSFQANMCHEIRTPLNGMQGMLQILQENLQREENLEVVQLALGSCRRLSNLLNDVLHVSRLEAGKDVVMNNPFDVCSVLEEVGELFRPAAEQSGLSFDIEIGKSIPHIFIGDNRKLVQILNNLAGNAVKFTSKGGVRITADFIPQSQGRGRLLFTIADTGIGISDDDLERIFNSYSQVDGSITRKYEGAGLGLTIVKRLILAMGGGLAVVSEPDKGTTMYLSLGFRVPSPGIDY, encoded by the coding sequence ATGATAAAAAAACTTTCAGTGGTGTTAATTCTTTTCGGTGCCTTTGTCGGAACTGCGACTTATCTGACAGAGCAATATATGGATTCTTCTTCTTTTGCTTCATATCATCACTACATACATATTTTTGCAGGGTGTCTGATCAGTGCTGTGGCCTGTTTGTGCTATTACCTGCTGGACAGAAACAGTAAAATCTATTCCGATTTTGAGTTCAATTCTATTTTGCTTAATTCAATATCTGAAATTTCTCCCATAGGTTTTGGTGTGGGAGAAGGTGGAAGGTGTCGCTATGCCAATGAAATATTATGTTGCATGACCGGATATGAGCAGGATGAGTTGCTTGGAATTGAGGTTGGCCGCCTGTGTCCTGACGAAGATGTATTGAAAGAAGTTGGGGAGTTCAGGGACAACTCGAAGCCCGGTGATGTCCGTTCATTGGAGACCAGACTGCTTTGTAAGGATGGCAGCGTTAAGTATATCCTGTTTAAGTTGATATTTCCGGAAAGCAGAAAATGGCGGGGCAAAAGTGTTTTTGCTGTGATGGACATAACTGAACGGAAAAGAATGGAAGATGAGCTTGTAAGGTCTTTACAGGAACTGGAGCGCAGAAAGGATGCTTACAAAGAGGCTCATCGTCTGGAGCAGCAGGTTATTTTGGAAAAGAACAGTTTTCAGGCAAATATGTGCCACGAAATCCGTACTCCTTTGAACGGCATGCAGGGGATGTTACAGATCCTTCAGGAGAACCTTCAGCGGGAGGAAAATCTGGAAGTGGTGCAGCTCGCTCTCGGTTCGTGCCGGCGGCTTTCAAATTTATTGAATGATGTCCTGCATGTTTCCAGGCTTGAAGCCGGTAAGGATGTTGTCATGAACAACCCCTTTGATGTTTGTTCTGTTCTGGAAGAAGTGGGGGAGCTGTTCCGGCCTGCAGCAGAACAGAGCGGGTTGTCTTTTGATATTGAAATTGGGAAGAGTATACCCCATATTTTTATTGGCGATAACCGTAAACTTGTGCAAATTCTTAATAATCTTGCGGGGAATGCGGTTAAATTTACCAGTAAGGGCGGAGTAAGGATCACCGCAGACTTTATCCCCCAGTCGCAAGGGCGCGGTCGGCTTTTATTTACAATAGCCGATACAGGAATCGGCATATCTGATGATGATCTGGAGCGTATATTCAATTCATATTCGCAGGTTGACGGGAGTATTACCCGTAAATACGAAGGGGCCGGACTGGGGCTGACCATCGTAAAAAGGTTGATTCTGGCCATGGGGGGCGGGCTTGCCGTTGTTTCCGAACCTGATAAAGGGACCACGATGTATCTTTCTCTTGGGTTCAGGGTGCCCAGTCCGGGGATTGATTATTAG
- a CDS encoding ABC transporter substrate binding protein, with translation MLVLHSYHSGMSWITNIEKGIRDTLLVPPYKDLVLHIEYMDTKRYHSPEHYARIKGLLKAKFEKIDLSLVLSSDNNAFDFLLENRDDLFPGAPVVFCGVNNFSNRQIRDVRNFTGVAEVMSSRDTVAEILQQLPDTKEIYVINDYLKTGRAWEATLRRNLAPFAENVRIKYNENLTISQLRDKIQSMKPGSVVLLGVYYSDRDGTYVTYEKLGSMLTQNSPVPVYCLLRFNLRDGVIGGKVVSGYHQGVMMSEVARKVLAGEKADDIPVVKVGANAFIFDWQALDKYGIPASSIPEESVVLNEPFSFYEEYIYLVWSTIFVFAAMGILVVVLVRNVVTLRKVRSDLEHSELKYRSIFDNAQEGIYQTSVDGRVLAVNDAFAHMFGYDSPEEVLQVLDSVSKKLYLNESDRNVLLTAMQNEGTLTGFEVKMKRKDGEVVWITMNARKTKAQDGTVIFEGSVVDITQRKRNEQRMIQSEKMMSVGGLAAGMAHEINNPLAAIVSSVQNLQRRLNRDTARNVKIAEECGVPYSAVMEYIERRGCAKILNGMYEAGMRAATIVRGMLSFSRKSDSDFEPRNLCSLMEGALNLVMNDYDFRRNYDFRKISIVKDFGSERLLVACDANEIQQVFLNLLKNGAEAMGDKSYSPDDNPGFVLRCYELADMAVMEIEDNGPGMDEGVRNRIMEPFFTTKNVGKGTGLGLSISYFIITDRHKGIMEVVSDPGKGTRFVVKLPLYKE, from the coding sequence GTGCTGGTGCTTCATTCCTATCATTCAGGCATGTCGTGGATCACCAATATTGAAAAAGGAATCCGCGATACTCTGCTGGTTCCGCCGTATAAAGATCTTGTCCTTCATATCGAGTATATGGATACCAAACGGTATCATTCACCGGAGCACTACGCACGGATCAAGGGGCTTCTCAAAGCAAAATTTGAGAAAATCGACCTGTCTTTGGTTCTGTCTTCTGATAATAATGCTTTTGATTTTTTATTGGAGAACCGGGATGACTTGTTTCCCGGTGCCCCGGTGGTTTTTTGCGGGGTAAATAATTTTTCCAACAGGCAGATCAGGGATGTCCGTAATTTTACAGGTGTGGCTGAAGTAATGTCTTCGCGGGATACCGTGGCTGAAATTTTACAGCAATTACCAGATACAAAAGAAATATATGTCATCAATGACTACCTGAAAACAGGCCGTGCATGGGAGGCGACCCTGCGCAGGAATCTGGCTCCTTTTGCTGAAAATGTCCGCATAAAATATAACGAAAATTTAACCATTTCCCAATTGCGGGACAAAATACAATCCATGAAACCGGGCAGCGTGGTTCTGCTTGGGGTGTACTATTCAGACCGGGACGGAACATATGTGACTTATGAGAAGCTGGGTAGCATGTTGACCCAGAACAGTCCGGTTCCGGTTTATTGTCTTTTGCGTTTTAATCTTCGCGACGGTGTGATCGGCGGTAAAGTTGTCAGCGGTTATCATCAGGGTGTGATGATGAGTGAGGTGGCCCGCAAGGTACTTGCCGGTGAAAAAGCTGACGATATCCCGGTAGTAAAGGTCGGAGCCAATGCGTTTATTTTTGATTGGCAGGCCCTTGATAAGTACGGCATTCCCGCTTCCAGTATTCCTGAAGAAAGTGTTGTATTAAATGAACCTTTTTCTTTTTACGAAGAATATATTTATCTGGTCTGGAGCACAATTTTTGTTTTTGCGGCAATGGGCATATTGGTGGTTGTTCTGGTCAGAAATGTTGTGACTTTGCGTAAGGTGCGCAGTGATCTTGAGCACTCTGAGCTGAAGTACCGCTCCATATTTGATAATGCTCAGGAGGGAATTTATCAGACCAGCGTCGATGGTCGGGTGCTGGCCGTCAACGATGCCTTTGCGCACATGTTCGGGTATGATTCTCCAGAAGAAGTTCTTCAGGTTTTGGATAGTGTGAGCAAGAAGCTTTATTTGAACGAATCTGACCGGAATGTTCTGCTTACTGCAATGCAAAATGAAGGGACTCTTACAGGTTTTGAGGTGAAGATGAAACGCAAGGACGGCGAAGTAGTCTGGATTACCATGAACGCCCGCAAAACCAAGGCTCAGGATGGAACGGTTATTTTTGAAGGGTCTGTGGTGGATATTACTCAGCGCAAGCGCAATGAACAGCGTATGATCCAGTCCGAAAAAATGATGTCGGTTGGCGGCCTTGCAGCCGGTATGGCCCATGAAATCAACAATCCTCTCGCTGCAATTGTGAGTTCTGTGCAGAACCTGCAAAGGCGGCTGAACCGTGATACTGCGCGGAATGTTAAAATCGCAGAAGAGTGCGGAGTACCCTATTCGGCTGTAATGGAATATATTGAACGCCGGGGCTGCGCGAAAATACTGAACGGGATGTATGAGGCGGGCATGCGCGCCGCAACTATCGTTCGCGGCATGCTCAGCTTCAGCCGGAAGAGTGATTCGGATTTTGAGCCGCGGAATCTGTGTTCGCTTATGGAGGGGGCCCTGAATCTGGTAATGAATGATTACGATTTTAGACGAAATTATGATTTCAGAAAGATCAGCATAGTTAAAGACTTCGGATCTGAAAGATTGCTGGTGGCTTGCGATGCAAACGAGATTCAGCAGGTGTTTTTAAATTTGTTGAAGAACGGTGCTGAAGCCATGGGCGATAAATCCTATTCTCCGGATGATAACCCCGGTTTTGTTCTTCGCTGCTACGAACTCGCTGATATGGCGGTCATGGAGATTGAGGACAATGGCCCCGGTATGGATGAAGGTGTCCGTAACCGGATTATGGAACCCTTTTTCACCACCAAGAATGTAGGCAAAGGAACCGGACTGGGCCTTTCCATTTCATATTTTATTATTACTGATCGCCATAAAGGAATCATGGAAGTTGTTTCTGACCCCGGAAAAGGCACTCGTTTTGTCGTCAAGTTGCCTCTTTATAAGGAATAA